From Amycolatopsis sp. cg9, one genomic window encodes:
- the rsmH gene encoding 16S rRNA (cytosine(1402)-N(4))-methyltransferase RsmH, which translates to MTAPEHVPVLLARIVELFTPVFADRDAVLVDATVGLGGHSDALLEAFPRLRLVALDRDPAALEKSAERLARHGDRVDFVHTVYDGLPEALDGLNLAKADGILFDLGVSSMQLDRAERGFAYAKDSPLDMRMDPTTGFTAADVLNTYAPGELIRILRDYGEERFAQRIVKAVVKAREQEPFTTSGRLVELLYDAVPAATRRTGGHPAKRTFQALRIEVNGELEVLRRAMPAALGALKTGGRIVVESYQSLEDRLVKQALAELAKSRTPEGLPVELPGHGPELKLLTRGAEKAGEEEIERNPRAASVRLRAAERIGEPR; encoded by the coding sequence GACCGCGACGCCGTCCTGGTGGACGCGACCGTCGGCCTCGGCGGGCATTCCGACGCCCTCCTCGAAGCGTTCCCGCGCCTCCGCCTGGTCGCCCTGGACCGCGATCCGGCCGCGCTCGAGAAGTCCGCGGAGCGCCTCGCGCGGCACGGTGACCGCGTCGACTTCGTCCACACCGTCTACGACGGACTCCCCGAGGCCCTCGACGGGCTGAACCTCGCGAAGGCCGACGGCATCCTGTTCGACCTCGGCGTCTCCTCCATGCAGCTGGACCGGGCCGAGCGCGGGTTCGCCTACGCCAAGGACTCCCCGCTGGACATGCGGATGGACCCGACCACCGGGTTCACCGCCGCCGACGTGCTGAACACCTACGCGCCCGGCGAGCTGATCCGGATCCTGCGGGACTACGGCGAGGAACGCTTCGCGCAGCGGATCGTCAAGGCCGTCGTTAAAGCCCGGGAACAGGAGCCGTTCACCACCAGCGGGCGCCTCGTCGAGCTGCTCTACGACGCCGTCCCGGCCGCCACCCGCCGCACCGGCGGGCACCCGGCCAAGCGCACCTTCCAGGCGCTGCGGATCGAGGTCAACGGCGAGCTCGAAGTGCTCCGCCGGGCCATGCCGGCCGCGCTGGGTGCCCTGAAGACGGGCGGACGGATCGTCGTCGAGTCCTACCAGTCCCTGGAGGACCGGCTCGTCAAGCAAGCACTGGCCGAGCTCGCGAAGTCGCGCACCCCGGAAGGACTGCCGGTCGAGCTGCCCGGACACGGACCTGAGCTGAAGCTCCTGACCCGCGGGGCCGAGAAGGCCGGCGAAGAGGAGATCGAACGGAACCCGCGCGCCGCCTCGGTGCGGCTGCGGGCCGCAGAGAGGATCGGAGAGCCGCGATGA